A genomic stretch from Kogia breviceps isolate mKogBre1 chromosome 1, mKogBre1 haplotype 1, whole genome shotgun sequence includes:
- the LOC131766320 gene encoding armadillo-like helical domain containing protein 1: MAPYKIKKEGYLLRSYPVAIELIKDLVNYDVCPALLKGLVALLIPSFKETSKQQSQIVSDSSVLQLAAHLPLFLQQAAAAKAIGILARGNTSLAEEMLPLRVVHSLMAAMGNMDHSNSQRQASLTLEYFVQLFPAVEEHVRRAMGEELYKLFRSNAEDLYGKIDSIQADILAANKVNVTKELYLSGLSDSTMSSYFGHCNQGEVAYITHFQKEAVEEKE; encoded by the exons ccATCGAGCTGATCAAGGACCTGGTCAACTACGACGTGTGCCCAGCGCTGCTCAAGGGCCTCGTGGCGCTGCTGATACCGTCCTTCAAGGAGACCAGCAAACAGCAGTCCCAGATCGTCAGCG ACTCTTCGGTTCTGCAGCTCGCCGCCCACCTGCCGTTGTTCTTGCAGCAGGCCGCGGCCGCCAAGGCCATCGG GATCCTGGCGCGAGGCAACACGAGCCTGGCCGAGGAGATGCTGCCCCTGCGCGTGGTGCACAGCCTCATGGCCGCCATGGGCAACATGGACCACAGCAACAGCCAGCGGCAGGCCAGCCTCACGCTAGAG TACTTTGTGCAGTTATTCCCAGCGGTGGAGGAGCACGTGCGCAGGGCCATGGGGGAGGAACTCTACAAGCTCTTCCGT AGCAACGCCGAGGACTTGTACGGGAAAATAGATAGCATTCAGGCGGACATCTTGGCGGCCAACAAAGTCAATGTCACCAAAG AGCTGTATCTCAGTGGCCTCTCCGACAGCACCATGAGCTCTTACTTTGGCCACTGTAACCAGGGTGAGGTGGCCTACATCACACACTTCCAGAAGGAGGCTGTGGAAGAAAAGGAGTAA